The following are encoded in a window of Phocoena phocoena chromosome 2, mPhoPho1.1, whole genome shotgun sequence genomic DNA:
- the TUBAL3 gene encoding tubulin alpha chain-like 3, with protein MEMLCLECISFDILGVILQDISTGEKQRECLSVHIGQAGVQIGDACWELYCLEHGIQPDGVVLDGRQDPQARARTEPMGASFDSFFCETRAGKHVPRALFMDLEPTVVDEIRAGRYRSLFHPEQLVSGKEDAANNYARGRYSVGPEILDLVLERLRKLAEQCSGLQGFLIFRSFGGGTGSGFTSLLMEQLSIDYSTKAKLEFSVYPAPRISTAIVEPYNTILTTHPTIEHADCTFLVDNEAIYDICHRKLDVEHPSYASINRLLSQAVSSITTSLRFEGALNVDLIEFQTNLVPYPRIHFPMTSFAPIISADNAHHEEPSVSDITAACFESSNQLVKCDSRLGKYVACCLLYRGDVVPKDVNTAIAAMKTRNSVQFVDWCPTGFKVGINGHPPRAVPGGDLAEVQRAVCMLSNSTAVVEAWARLGHKFDLMYAKKAFLHWYIREGMEEGEFVEAREDLAVLEKDYEEVGRSF; from the exons ATGGAAATGCTCTGTCTTGAGTGTATCAGTTTTGATATTCTGGGTGTGATCTTGCAAGATATTTCCACTGGAGAAAAACAG AGGGAGTGCCTGTCTGTCCACATTGGCCAAGCTGGCGTCCAGATTGGGGATGCCTGTTGGGAGCTCTACTGCCTGGAACACGGAATCCAGCCAGATGGCGTTGTTCTCGACGGCAGGCAGGATCCGCAGGCACGTGCCAGAACGGAGCCTATGGGTGCATCTTTCGATTCCTTCTTTTGTGAGACCAGAGCTGGGAAGCACGTGCCCAGAGCACTCTTCATGGACCTGGAGCCAACTGTTGTAG ATGAGATTCGTGCAGGCAGGTACCGCTCACTCTTCCACCCGGAGCAGCTCGTCAGCGGAAAGGAGGATGCTGCCAATAACTACGCCCGTGGTCGCTACTCTGTGGGGCCAGAGATCCTCGATCTGGTGCTGGAGAGGCTCCGAAAGCTG GCGGAACAGTGCAGTGGTCTTCAGGGCTTTTTGATTTTCCGAAGCTTTGGAGGAGGCACTGGATCAGGATTTACGTCTCTCTTAATGGAGCAGCTCTCCATAGACTACAGCACGAAGGCTAAACTGGAGTTCTCTGTCTACCCAGCCCCTCGGATCTCCACGGCTATAGTGGAGCCTTACAACACCATCCTCACCACCCATCCCACCATAGAGCATGCGGACTGTACCTTCCTGGTGGATAACGAGGCCATCTATGACATATGCCATCGCAAACTTGACGTTGAACACCCGTCTTATGCCAGCATCAACAGATTGCTGAGTCAGGCAGTATCTTCCATCACCACTTCCCTCCGGTTTGAGGGGGCCCTGAACGTGGACCTGATTGAATTCCAGACCAACCTCGTACCTTACCCTAGAATACACTTCCCCATGACCAGCTTCGCCCCCATCATCTCTGCGGACAACGCCCACCACGAGGAGCCCTCTGTGTCAGACATCACAGCTGCTTGCTTCGAGTCCTCCAACCAGCTGGTCAAGTGTGACTCTCGCCTGGGGAAGTACGTGGCCTGCTGCCTGCTCTACAGAGGGGATGTGGTCCCCAAGGATGTGAACACGGCAATTGCAGCCATGAAGACAAGGAACTCTGTCCAGTTTGTAGATTGGTGTCCAACTGGATTCAAGGTGGGCATCAATGGTCATCCCCCCCGGGCAGTGCCGGGAGGGGACCTGGCCGAGGTCCAGCGGGCTGTCTGTATGCTGAGCAACAGCACGGCGGTCGTGGAGGCCTGGGCCCGCCTGGGACACAAGTTCGACCTCATGTACGCCAAGAAGGCGTTTCTGCACTGGTATATTAGGGAAGGCATGGAGGAGGGCGAGTTTGTAGAAGCCAGGGAAGACTTGGCAGTCTTGGAGAAGGATTACGAGGAAGTGGGGCGAAGTTTCTGA